One stretch of Croceibacterium atlanticum DNA includes these proteins:
- a CDS encoding F0F1 ATP synthase subunit delta: MELSAGIQASLAGRYASALFDLASEAGNVSVVESDLDKLDAALAESAELRSLIRNPEVSRSQLAKVATGIAQLLGLAELTRNFLGVLAENRRMGDLPSMIRAFHTIAAAQRGEVSAEVASAHPLSDEQLTELEKKLRAREGRTIKLKSRVDPDLLGGLVVTIGSKRIDSSIRTRLNTLAQAMKG, translated from the coding sequence GTGGAGCTTTCCGCCGGTATTCAGGCAAGCCTAGCCGGGCGTTACGCATCGGCCCTGTTCGACCTCGCTAGCGAGGCGGGCAATGTTTCCGTTGTCGAGAGCGATCTCGACAAGCTCGACGCGGCATTGGCCGAATCGGCTGAACTGCGTTCGCTCATCCGCAATCCGGAAGTGAGCCGCAGCCAGCTGGCCAAGGTGGCTACGGGCATTGCCCAGCTGCTGGGCCTTGCGGAGCTGACCCGTAATTTCCTGGGCGTTCTCGCGGAGAACCGTCGGATGGGCGATCTGCCCTCGATGATCCGCGCCTTCCACACCATCGCCGCCGCCCAGCGTGGCGAGGTGAGCGCGGAAGTGGCCAGCGCCCACCCGCTTTCCGACGAGCAGCTGACCGAGCTGGAGAAGAAGCTCCGCGCTCGCGAAGGTCGCACCATAAAGCTGAAATCGCGTGTCGATCCCGACCTTCTGGGCGGGCTCGTCGTCACCATCGGTTCCAAGCGTATCGACAGTTCGATCCGCACCCGTCTCAATACTCTCGCCCAGGCCATGAAGGGCTGA
- the atpA gene encoding F0F1 ATP synthase subunit alpha — MEIRAAEISKVIKDQIASFGSEAEVSEVGSVLSVGDGIARIHGLDNVQAGEMVEFANGVQGMALNLEADNVGVVIFGSDSDIKEGDSVKRTGTIVDVPVGKGLLGRVVDALGNPIDGKGPIQADKRSRVEAKAPGIIPRKSVHEPVQTGLKAIDALVPVGRGQRELIIGDRQTGKTAVAIDTFINQKGVNAGDDESKKLYCIYVAVGQKRSTVAQIVRQLEENGAMEYSIVIAATASEPAPLQYLAPYTGAAMGEFFRDNGMHAVIVYDDLSKQAVAYRQMSLLLRRPPGREAYPGDVFYLHSRLLERAAKMNDENGAGSLTALPIIETQAGDVSAYIPTNVISITDGQIFLETNLFYQGIRPAINVGLSVSRVGGSAQTKAMKKVAGSIKLELAQYREMAAFAQFGSDLDAATQKLLNRGARLTELLKQPQFSPMPFEEQTVSIFAGTNGYLDSVAVDRVTEYEAAMLSCMRSEHAEILEEIRSTQKFEGDVAEKTKAALDAFAKQFA; from the coding sequence ATGGAAATCCGCGCCGCAGAAATCTCGAAGGTCATCAAGGACCAGATCGCAAGTTTCGGAAGCGAAGCCGAAGTCAGCGAAGTCGGCTCCGTTCTGAGCGTGGGCGACGGTATCGCCCGCATCCACGGCCTCGACAATGTCCAGGCCGGCGAGATGGTCGAATTCGCCAATGGCGTGCAGGGCATGGCCCTGAACCTCGAAGCCGACAATGTCGGCGTCGTGATCTTCGGTTCCGACTCCGACATCAAGGAAGGTGACAGCGTCAAGCGCACCGGCACCATCGTGGACGTCCCGGTCGGCAAGGGCCTTCTGGGCCGCGTGGTCGATGCGCTGGGCAACCCGATCGATGGCAAGGGCCCGATCCAGGCTGACAAGCGTTCGCGCGTGGAAGCCAAGGCGCCGGGCATCATCCCGCGTAAATCGGTTCATGAACCCGTGCAGACCGGCCTCAAGGCGATCGACGCCCTGGTTCCCGTCGGCCGTGGCCAGCGCGAACTTATCATCGGTGACCGTCAGACCGGCAAGACCGCCGTCGCCATCGACACCTTCATCAACCAGAAGGGCGTCAATGCCGGCGATGACGAGAGCAAGAAGCTCTACTGCATCTATGTCGCCGTCGGTCAGAAGCGTTCGACCGTGGCGCAGATCGTCCGCCAGCTGGAAGAAAACGGCGCGATGGAATATTCCATCGTTATCGCCGCAACCGCTTCCGAGCCGGCCCCGCTGCAATATCTGGCGCCCTATACCGGCGCCGCGATGGGCGAATTCTTCCGCGACAACGGCATGCATGCCGTGATCGTGTATGATGACCTTTCCAAGCAGGCCGTGGCCTATCGCCAGATGTCCCTGCTGCTCCGCCGTCCGCCGGGCCGCGAAGCCTATCCGGGCGACGTGTTCTATCTTCACAGCCGTCTGCTTGAACGCGCGGCGAAGATGAATGACGAAAACGGCGCCGGTTCGCTGACTGCTCTGCCGATCATCGAAACCCAGGCCGGTGACGTGTCGGCCTATATTCCGACCAACGTGATCTCGATCACCGACGGCCAGATCTTCCTGGAAACCAACCTGTTCTACCAGGGCATCCGTCCGGCCATTAACGTCGGCCTGTCGGTGTCGCGTGTGGGCGGTTCGGCCCAGACCAAGGCGATGAAGAAGGTCGCCGGCTCGATCAAGCTGGAGCTGGCGCAATATCGTGAAATGGCTGCCTTCGCGCAGTTCGGTTCGGACCTCGACGCGGCGACGCAGAAGCTGCTCAACCGCGGTGCACGCCTGACCGAGCTGCTCAAGCAGCCGCAGTTCAGCCCGATGCCGTTCGAAGAACAGACCGTGTCGATCTTCGCCGGTACCAATGGCTATCTCGACAGCGTGGCCGTGGACCGCGTGACCGAATACGAAGCTGCCATGCTGAGCTGTATGCGCAGCGAGCATGCGGAAATCCTCGAGGAAATCCGCAGCACGCAGAAGTTCGAAGGCGACGTGGCCGAAAAAACCAAGGCCGCGCTGGACGCTTTCGCCAAGCAGTTCGCGTAA
- a CDS encoding F0F1 ATP synthase subunit gamma, with the protein MASLKELKGRINSVKSTQKITKAKQMVAAAKLRKAQAAAEAARPYAERQADVMASLAGKVAGQDNAPLLLRGSGNDQRHLLVVVNTDKGLCGGLNSNIVRAAVKKARELIAAGKTVEFYLVGRKGRAPIRRNFPDSIGHHFDTSEVRNPGFEEAEKVAAELVDMFEAGKFDIAHLVYPVFQSALVQEPTVQQIIPVPAPQATADAGGAVVEYEPGEEEILEELLPRYLKTQLFGALLEVSASEQGASMTAMDNATRNAGELIEKLTIQYNRSRQAAITTELIEIIAGAEAL; encoded by the coding sequence GTGGCTTCACTCAAGGAACTCAAGGGCCGGATCAACTCGGTCAAATCGACCCAGAAGATCACCAAGGCCAAGCAGATGGTCGCGGCGGCAAAGCTGCGCAAGGCGCAGGCCGCGGCCGAAGCCGCGCGCCCCTATGCCGAACGGCAGGCCGATGTCATGGCCTCGCTCGCCGGCAAGGTTGCGGGCCAGGACAACGCGCCGCTGCTGCTGCGCGGATCGGGCAATGACCAGCGCCATTTGCTGGTGGTGGTCAATACCGACAAGGGCCTGTGCGGCGGTCTCAACTCCAACATCGTCCGCGCGGCGGTGAAGAAGGCGCGCGAACTGATCGCAGCCGGCAAGACGGTGGAATTCTACCTCGTCGGCCGCAAGGGTCGCGCCCCTATCCGCCGGAATTTTCCGGACAGCATCGGCCATCATTTCGATACTTCGGAAGTCCGCAATCCCGGTTTCGAGGAAGCCGAGAAGGTCGCCGCCGAACTGGTCGATATGTTCGAAGCGGGCAAGTTCGATATTGCCCATCTGGTCTATCCGGTCTTCCAGTCCGCTCTGGTCCAGGAGCCGACCGTGCAGCAGATCATCCCGGTCCCCGCCCCGCAAGCTACCGCCGATGCCGGTGGCGCCGTGGTGGAATATGAGCCGGGCGAGGAGGAAATCCTCGAAGAATTGCTGCCGCGCTACCTGAAGACCCAGCTGTTCGGTGCGCTGCTCGAAGTTTCGGCTTCGGAACAGGGCGCATCCATGACCGCAATGGACAATGCGACGCGCAATGCCGGGGAGCTGATCGAAAAGCTCACCATCCAGTACAACCGCAGCCGCCAGGCCGCGATCACCACCGAATTGATCGAGATTATCGCCGGCGCAGAAGCGCTGTAA